The DNA window CGAAGACACTCAGCGCCTCATCAAAGAAATAATGGGTGAGTTAGGGATTAGCCTGCAAATGCTTTCGCCTCAGCAGGTGCAAGCACGCATTAGCGCTGCAAAAAATCGCTTTGTTTTGCCTCACGAATACTTGGAAAAATCCACTCGTTTTGACTTTTTCGAAGAGCACATCGCTCGCATCTATACGCGCTACAGCGAGCGACTTCAGCGCAACAACGCTCTTGACTTTGACGATTTGCTTATCAAGCCGATTGAGCTTTTCTTGCAAAAACCCGCTCTGCTGGAACACTATCAGCAGCGATTTCGCTACCTGATGATTGATGAGTATCAAGATACCAATCGGGCGCAGTATCTGGTCTCTAAGATGCTGGCTGCGCAGCATCGCAATATCTGTGTGGTCGGTGATGATGCGCAATCCATTTACTCGTGGCGTGGGGCAGACATTTCCAACATTTTGGACTTTGAGCGCGACTATCCTGATGCGACCGTCGTGCGTCTTGAAGAAAATTATCGCAGCACCCAAGTTATTCTTGACGCGGCTAATTCGGTTATTCGTCATAATCGCCATCAGCTCGAGAAGCAGCTTTTTACGCGCAATCCGCGCGGTGAGCTGATTTCGTTGCTGGTGAGCGAAAATGAACGCCACGAAGCTGACAAAGTTGCTCAGGCTATTCGCCAGCTAAAACTAACGCGTGGCGTCGCAAACAAAGATATTGCAGTCTTTTATCGCACCAATGCACAATCCCGCGTCTTGGAAGATGCGCTGCGCGCAAATGGAATTCCGTATCAAGTCTTTGGCAGCGTCTCGTTCTACAAGCGTAAGGAAATCAAAGATGTGGTGTCGTATTTGCGGTTTCTGCTCAACGAGCGTGATGAAGAATCCCTGCTCCGCATTATCAACTTTCCAGCACGCGGTATTGGTGAAAGTAGTGTGCAAAAGTTGCGAGACATCGCTCAAGCCGAGCACCTTTCACTCTACGAGGTAATTTGCCGCGCTCCTTTCTGGACTGACCTGCCTGCCCGACTGCTTACTGCACTTAGCGATTTCCGCATGCTCATTGAGTCGCTTAGAGAGACTGCGGCAGCGCAAAATGCCTTTGAGACCGTGAGCGAACTTTATCAAAAAACCCGTCTCCTTGAATTGCTGAAAGAAGAGGGTACGGCAGAAGCCAACACTCGCTATGACAACCTGCAAGAATTTCTCTCTCTTGCCCGCATTTTCTCGGAGCAAAGTGAGGATAATTC is part of the Chloroherpetonaceae bacterium genome and encodes:
- a CDS encoding UvrD-helicase domain-containing protein, producing MEHLLQELNPAQRKAVETTDGPVIIIAGAGSGKTRVITYRTAYLIGVRQVAPPQILALTFTNRAANEMKERIRTLLGETATQGLWIGTFHSNFARLLRQHAPALGFSTNFSIYDTEDTQRLIKEIMGELGISLQMLSPQQVQARISAAKNRFVLPHEYLEKSTRFDFFEEHIARIYTRYSERLQRNNALDFDDLLIKPIELFLQKPALLEHYQQRFRYLMIDEYQDTNRAQYLVSKMLAAQHRNICVVGDDAQSIYSWRGADISNILDFERDYPDATVVRLEENYRSTQVILDAANSVIRHNRHQLEKQLFTRNPRGELISLLVSENERHEADKVAQAIRQLKLTRGVANKDIAVFYRTNAQSRVLEDALRANGIPYQVFGSVSFYKRKEIKDVVSYLRFLLNERDEESLLRIINFPARGIGESSVQKLRDIAQAEHLSLYEVICRAPFWTDLPARLLTALSDFRMLIESLRETAAAQNAFETVSELYQKTRLLELLKEEGTAEANTRYDNLQEFLSLARIFSEQSEDNSLRAFLQNIALVSELEEKDDSDNKVSLMTIHMAKGLEFPIVFITGLEEKLFPLSSDELRDLEEERRLFYVAITRAQQKLYISYAKSRYRFGAPQPSLKSRFIDELDGDLVQTEGGHLLSELRAAEKERTRIQRDEYSQLDESDFAAPAPFRPKSEKSKLSSPSVSSMPQLSVGMKVQHKMFGVGKVIALQGSGEDAKVKVFFRTAGEKTLVVKFANLTVLN